The sequence CGCTACGACGTCACGAGCGTCGGCGAGACGATGCTCAGGTACAGCGTCGCGCCGGGCGAGCACTTCACGACCGCCACGTCGTTCCGCGTGGACGTCGGCGGGGCGGAGAGCAACGTCTGCGCGGCCCTCGCGCGGCTCGGCCGCCGCACGGCATGGGCGAGCGCGCTGCCCGACAACCCGCTGGGGGCCTTGGTGCTCGACCGTCTCAGGGCGGCCGGCGTGGACACCGCGGGCGTGCGCCTCCTGCCGGGCACGCGTCTGGGGACCTACTACCTCAAGCCCTCCCTCGTGCCGAACATGAGCGCGGTCGTCTACGACCGCGCCGGCTCGGCCTTCACCGCCCTGGACCCGGCAGACCTCGACCTCGCGACGCTGCTCGACACGACCTTCCTGCACGCGACCGGCATCACCGCGGCCCTCGGCGAGGGTCCGCGGCGCCTGCTCGGGGAGGTCCTGCGGGAGGCGCGCTCCGCGGGCGTGAGGGTCTCCTTCGACGTCAACCACCGGGAGACGCTGTGGCAGGCGGACCAGGCCCGCACGGTGCTGCCCGAGTTCATGGCGCAGGCCGACGTCCTGTTCTGCAGCGCGCGCGACGCCGCCCGGCTGTTCGGCGCCGCCCCGACCGGCCCCGGCGCCGCGAGCGCGCTGC is a genomic window of Trueperaceae bacterium containing:
- a CDS encoding sugar kinase; the protein is MTAPKPGAREPRRYDVTSVGETMLRYSVAPGEHFTTATSFRVDVGGAESNVCAALARLGRRTAWASALPDNPLGALVLDRLRAAGVDTAGVRLLPGTRLGTYYLKPSLVPNMSAVVYDRAGSAFTALDPADLDLATLLDTTFLHATGITAALGEGPRRLLGEVLREARSAGVRVSFDVNHRETLWQADQARTVLPEFMAQADVLFCSARDAARLFGAAPTGPGAASALRRHSQAELIVVTLGDRGAYARLGDEELTVPAVPTQVVDRPGAGDAMIAGVLDGLLDGDVRAGLERGAVLAAVALSHHGDMVAVTRGELEAALARTTGDIAR